A window of the Streptomyces sp. NBC_00454 genome harbors these coding sequences:
- a CDS encoding LLM class flavin-dependent oxidoreductase — protein sequence MPITVARFNLIDPNGTPETLSARYKAALEMAKYADDRGIDTIQTEEHHGTDNNWLPSPFAFAGAVFGATRRIAVTVSAIIGPLYDPLKVAEDIAVLDLLSGGRLVTVAGIGYRPEEYEQHGVEWGRRGKLQDELLETLLKAWTGEPFEFRGRTVRVTPRPFTQPHPLLLVGGSSQAAARRAARLGLPFFPSAHLPELEAYYQAKLAEYGTEGFCMMPAAQTPLLHIAEDPDRAWAEHGERFLHEAGMYASWQSKDILSAVRSGAHTVAELRAEGVYRILTPDEAVEYARGAGEAGNLVLHPLCGGMPIDEGWRSLQLLCEQVLPRLKG from the coding sequence ATGCCCATCACCGTGGCCCGGTTCAATCTCATCGACCCGAACGGCACCCCGGAAACCCTCTCCGCCCGGTACAAGGCCGCGCTGGAGATGGCGAAGTACGCGGACGACCGCGGGATCGACACCATCCAGACCGAAGAGCACCACGGCACCGACAACAACTGGCTGCCCTCGCCCTTCGCCTTCGCGGGCGCGGTCTTCGGCGCCACCCGCCGGATCGCGGTCACCGTCTCGGCGATCATCGGCCCGCTGTACGACCCCCTGAAGGTCGCCGAGGACATCGCGGTCCTCGACCTCCTCAGCGGCGGCCGCCTCGTCACGGTTGCCGGCATCGGCTACCGGCCCGAGGAGTACGAGCAGCACGGCGTCGAATGGGGCCGGCGCGGCAAGCTCCAGGACGAGCTGCTGGAAACCCTGCTGAAGGCGTGGACCGGTGAGCCGTTCGAGTTCCGGGGCCGGACGGTACGGGTCACCCCGCGGCCGTTCACCCAGCCGCACCCGCTGCTCCTGGTCGGCGGCAGCTCGCAGGCGGCGGCCCGCCGCGCGGCCCGGCTGGGGCTGCCGTTCTTCCCCAGTGCGCACCTGCCGGAGCTGGAGGCGTACTACCAGGCGAAGCTCGCGGAGTACGGCACGGAGGGCTTCTGCATGATGCCGGCGGCCCAGACCCCGCTGCTGCACATCGCCGAGGACCCGGACCGGGCGTGGGCCGAGCACGGCGAGCGGTTCCTGCACGAGGCCGGGATGTACGCGTCCTGGCAGTCCAAGGACATCCTCAGCGCCGTCCGCTCGGGCGCGCACACGGTGGCGGAGCTGCGCGCGGAGGGCGTGTACCGGATCCTCACCCCGGACGAGGCGGTCGAGTACGCCCGGGGCGCGGGCGAGGCGGGGAACCTGGTGCTGCACCCGCTGTGCGGCGGGATGCCGATCGACGAGGGCTGGCGGAGCCTGCAGCTGCTGTGCGAACAGGTACTGCCCCGGCTCAAGGGCTGA
- a CDS encoding cytosine permease has product MPAETTAVESRGLEPVPDGERRGRVRELVPTWVAANISVLLLTMGAGLVIFNKLNIWQVLVVAIAAPVVSYGIVGLISIAGKRGGSPGMALSRAVFGQRGNLFPGALIWVARWGWETINAVSGAYAVLTVLDLVFGIKKNTALIVVTLLFFVGCTFLVSGLGINALRVCSKWSTYLFGAFSVLVLGYLIVETDWSAVFGKPAGSTAMMIAGIGTIAAGGISWVPSGPDFTRYLPRTASAKGMVGATIGGAAVVVIPMVLMGAVMAVATPDLATAQDPVSFIGELLPTWIAVPYLLIALVGMLLINSMSMYSAGFTAQTLGIKVPRAAAVSVNAVISLVFGFLLMVVATSFFGSFISFLTLLAVAFSAWIGVFGVDMLRRTSYDSAALLDTTRSSAYWYRGGFAWQAMTSWGLALVVGLLFTKVDWFSGPLATTWIGENGLGWAAGIVTSAVLYAVLPRTPAALAPVAPQPVEEPVEEPVAAGSLSN; this is encoded by the coding sequence ATGCCTGCCGAGACGACCGCCGTCGAGTCACGCGGACTGGAGCCCGTCCCGGACGGCGAGCGGCGCGGCCGGGTCCGCGAGCTCGTGCCGACCTGGGTCGCCGCCAACATCAGCGTGCTGCTGCTGACCATGGGCGCCGGCCTGGTCATCTTCAACAAGCTGAACATCTGGCAGGTGCTCGTCGTCGCGATCGCCGCACCCGTGGTCTCGTACGGGATCGTCGGCCTCATATCCATCGCGGGCAAGCGCGGCGGCTCCCCCGGCATGGCGCTCTCCCGGGCCGTCTTCGGCCAGCGCGGCAACCTCTTCCCCGGCGCCCTGATCTGGGTCGCCCGCTGGGGCTGGGAGACCATCAACGCGGTCAGCGGCGCCTACGCCGTCCTGACCGTGCTCGACCTGGTCTTCGGCATCAAGAAGAACACCGCCCTGATCGTGGTCACCCTGCTCTTCTTCGTCGGCTGCACCTTCCTGGTCTCCGGTCTCGGCATCAACGCGCTGCGCGTCTGCTCCAAGTGGTCCACGTACCTCTTCGGCGCCTTCAGCGTGCTCGTCCTGGGCTACCTGATCGTCGAGACCGACTGGTCGGCCGTCTTCGGCAAGCCCGCGGGCTCCACCGCGATGATGATCGCGGGCATCGGCACCATCGCCGCCGGCGGCATCAGCTGGGTCCCCTCCGGCCCGGACTTCACCCGGTACCTGCCCCGCACCGCCTCCGCCAAGGGCATGGTCGGCGCCACCATCGGCGGCGCGGCCGTCGTCGTCATCCCGATGGTGCTGATGGGCGCGGTGATGGCCGTCGCCACCCCCGACCTGGCCACCGCGCAGGACCCGGTCTCCTTCATCGGGGAGCTGCTGCCGACCTGGATCGCGGTCCCGTACCTGCTGATCGCGCTCGTCGGCATGCTGCTCATCAACTCGATGTCCATGTACTCGGCCGGCTTCACCGCGCAGACCCTCGGCATCAAGGTCCCGCGCGCGGCGGCGGTGAGCGTCAACGCCGTCATCAGCCTGGTCTTCGGCTTCCTGCTGATGGTGGTCGCGACCAGCTTCTTCGGGTCCTTCATCTCCTTCCTGACCCTGCTCGCCGTGGCCTTCTCCGCCTGGATCGGCGTCTTCGGCGTGGACATGCTGCGCCGCACCTCCTACGACAGCGCGGCCCTGCTGGACACCACGCGCAGCAGCGCCTACTGGTACCGGGGCGGTTTCGCCTGGCAGGCCATGACCTCGTGGGGCCTGGCGCTGGTCGTGGGGCTGCTGTTCACGAAGGTCGACTGGTTCAGCGGCCCGCTCGCCACCACCTGGATCGGCGAGAACGGCCTGGGCTGGGCGGCGGGCATCGTCACCTCCGCCGTGCTGTACGCGGTCCTGCCGCGCACCCCGGCAGCGCTGGCCCCGGTCGCGCCGCAGCCTGTGGAGGAGCCGGTGGAGGAGCCGGTCGCCGCCGGATCCCTGTCCAACTGA
- a CDS encoding bifunctional DNA primase/polymerase, whose translation MGFTIGGSRGTKEFRSGARRRGRTSECTAVAEYTGLWGWDVVPGARAAAPSRDCSCGHTSCSAPGAHPLALAPTVPAGATLDEVTETWSGYPGAAVLLPVGRAFDIIEVAEEAGRRALVRLERMGLPLGPVTATPDGRAQFFVAPGAAAGLPQLLYRMGWDDAGLDLRALGQGSYVTAPPSDHAGLGPMSWLRPPALDSAGDPPQARLLLGTLAYLCHRLRKA comes from the coding sequence ATGGGCTTCACGATCGGCGGCAGCCGCGGCACCAAGGAGTTCCGTTCCGGCGCTCGGCGTCGAGGCCGGACGTCGGAGTGCACGGCGGTGGCGGAGTACACCGGACTGTGGGGCTGGGACGTGGTCCCCGGCGCACGGGCCGCGGCACCCTCCCGCGACTGCTCCTGCGGTCATACGAGTTGCAGCGCGCCGGGGGCGCATCCACTGGCCCTCGCGCCGACGGTCCCGGCCGGAGCCACCCTCGACGAGGTCACCGAGACCTGGAGCGGATACCCGGGGGCCGCGGTGCTGCTCCCCGTCGGCCGCGCCTTCGACATCATCGAGGTGGCCGAGGAAGCCGGCCGGCGGGCGCTGGTCCGCCTCGAGCGGATGGGCCTGCCGCTCGGCCCGGTCACCGCGACCCCGGACGGCCGGGCCCAGTTCTTCGTGGCCCCGGGGGCCGCGGCCGGGCTGCCGCAGCTGCTCTACCGGATGGGCTGGGACGACGCCGGTCTGGATCTGCGCGCGCTGGGCCAGGGCTCCTACGTCACCGCGCCGCCCTCCGACCACGCCGGACTCGGCCCGATGAGCTGGCTGCGCCCCCCGGCACTGGACTCGGCCGGGGATCCGCCCCAGGCCCGGCTGCTGCTGGGCACCCTCGCCTACCTGTGCCACCGGCTGCGCAAGGCCTGA
- a CDS encoding sugar porter family MFS transporter yields MTSSSTSQASASGGGRASQPDHLGHVIFITAAAAMGGFLFGYDSSVINGAVVAIRDRFDVGAGTLAQVIAAALIGCALGAATAGRIADRIGRIRCMQIAAVLFTASAVGSALPFALWDLALWRVVGGFGIGMASVIGPAYIAEVSPPAYRGRLASFQQAAIVIGIAISQLVNWGILNLADGDQRGRIGGLEAWQWMLGVMVVPAALYGLMSFVIPESPRFLISVGRTDEAKKVLAEVEGEHVDLDGRVRDIEHAMRSEHKSTFKDLLGGRMGFLPIVWIGIGLSVFQQLVGINVIFYYSSSLWQSVGIDPSSSFLYSFETSVVNIIGTVIAMVFVDRIGRKPLALIGSVGMAISLALAAWAFSYKDTSGGDIALPHAQGLVALIAANFFVLFFALSWGVVVWVLLGEMFPGRIRAAALGVAASAQWIANWVITVSFPTLSDWNLSGAYVIYAVFAVLSIPFILKWVPETKGKALEEMG; encoded by the coding sequence TTGACCAGCAGCAGCACCTCGCAGGCCTCGGCATCGGGCGGCGGCCGCGCGTCCCAGCCCGATCACCTCGGGCACGTCATCTTCATCACCGCGGCCGCGGCCATGGGCGGATTCCTCTTCGGCTACGACAGCTCCGTCATCAACGGCGCCGTCGTCGCGATCCGGGACCGCTTCGACGTCGGGGCCGGCACCCTCGCCCAGGTGATCGCCGCCGCGCTGATCGGCTGCGCGCTGGGCGCCGCCACCGCGGGCCGCATCGCCGACCGGATCGGCCGCATCCGCTGCATGCAGATCGCCGCCGTCCTCTTCACGGCCAGCGCCGTCGGCTCGGCCCTCCCCTTCGCCCTCTGGGACCTCGCCCTGTGGCGGGTCGTCGGCGGCTTCGGCATCGGCATGGCCTCGGTCATCGGCCCGGCCTACATCGCCGAGGTGTCCCCGCCCGCGTACCGCGGCCGGCTCGCCTCCTTCCAGCAGGCCGCGATCGTCATCGGCATCGCGATCTCCCAGCTCGTCAACTGGGGGATTCTGAACCTCGCCGACGGAGACCAGCGCGGCAGGATCGGCGGCCTGGAAGCCTGGCAGTGGATGCTCGGCGTCATGGTCGTCCCGGCCGCGCTCTACGGGCTGATGTCCTTCGTCATCCCGGAGTCCCCGCGCTTCCTGATCTCCGTCGGCCGCACCGACGAGGCCAAGAAGGTGCTGGCCGAGGTCGAGGGGGAGCACGTCGACCTCGACGGACGCGTCCGGGACATCGAGCACGCCATGCGCTCCGAGCACAAGTCCACCTTCAAGGACCTGCTCGGCGGCCGGATGGGCTTCCTGCCCATCGTCTGGATCGGCATCGGCCTCTCCGTCTTCCAGCAGCTCGTCGGCATCAACGTGATCTTCTACTACAGCTCCTCGCTGTGGCAGTCGGTCGGCATCGACCCGAGCTCCTCGTTCCTGTACTCCTTCGAGACCTCCGTCGTGAACATCATCGGCACGGTGATCGCGATGGTCTTCGTGGACCGCATCGGCCGCAAACCCCTCGCGCTCATCGGGTCCGTGGGCATGGCGATCTCCCTCGCGCTCGCCGCGTGGGCCTTCTCCTACAAGGACACCAGCGGCGGAGACATCGCCCTGCCGCACGCCCAGGGGCTCGTGGCCCTCATCGCGGCCAACTTCTTCGTACTCTTCTTCGCGCTGTCCTGGGGCGTCGTGGTGTGGGTCCTGCTCGGCGAGATGTTCCCGGGCCGCATCCGCGCCGCCGCCCTGGGCGTCGCCGCCTCCGCCCAGTGGATCGCCAACTGGGTCATCACGGTCTCGTTCCCGACCCTGTCGGACTGGAACCTGTCCGGCGCCTACGTCATCTACGCGGTCTTCGCCGTGCTCTCGATCCCGTTCATCCTCAAGTGGGTGCCGGAGACCAAGGGCAAGGCGTTGGAGGAGATGGGGTGA
- the ftsY gene encoding signal recognition particle-docking protein FtsY, producing the protein MEILILAVVIALVAVGAISGLVVSSRKKKQLPTAPSSTPTITAPPAEPQVGEDAAPTAEEPRRTIEEVALPEAEAPVAEPEAPVAEVPAAPEIEVPEPTAGRLVRLRARLARSQNSLGKGLLTLLSREHLDEDTWEEIEETLLIADVGVAPTQELVDRLRERVKVLGTRTPADLRALLKEELVALLGTDFDRAVKTESGVDTPAVIMVVGVNGTGKTTTTGKLARVLVADGRSVVLGAADTFRAAAADQLQTWGDRVGARTVRGPEGGDPASIAYDAVKEGIAQGADVVLIDTAGRLHTKTGLMDELGKVKRVVEKHGPLDEILLVLDATTGQNGLTQARVFAEVVDITGIVLTKLDGTAKGGIVIAVQRELGVPVKLVGLGEGADDLAPFEPEAFVDALIGD; encoded by the coding sequence ATGGAAATCCTCATCCTTGCCGTAGTCATCGCCCTGGTCGCGGTCGGTGCGATCAGCGGGCTCGTGGTCAGCAGCCGCAAGAAGAAGCAGCTGCCCACGGCACCGTCGAGCACGCCGACCATCACTGCCCCGCCCGCCGAACCGCAGGTGGGGGAGGACGCCGCACCGACGGCGGAAGAACCGCGCCGCACGATCGAGGAGGTCGCGCTCCCCGAGGCCGAGGCCCCGGTCGCGGAGCCCGAAGCCCCCGTCGCCGAGGTGCCCGCCGCCCCCGAGATCGAGGTGCCCGAGCCCACCGCCGGCCGCCTGGTCCGGCTGCGCGCGCGCCTCGCCCGGTCGCAGAACTCGCTCGGCAAGGGGCTGCTCACGCTGCTCTCCCGCGAGCACCTCGACGAGGACACCTGGGAGGAGATCGAGGAGACCCTCCTCATCGCCGACGTCGGTGTCGCGCCGACCCAGGAGCTGGTGGACCGGCTCCGCGAGCGGGTCAAGGTGCTCGGCACCCGTACCCCCGCCGATCTGCGCGCCCTGCTGAAGGAGGAGCTCGTCGCCCTCCTCGGCACCGACTTCGACCGCGCCGTGAAGACCGAGAGCGGCGTGGACACCCCCGCCGTCATCATGGTCGTCGGCGTGAACGGCACCGGTAAGACCACCACCACCGGCAAGCTCGCCCGCGTGCTCGTCGCCGACGGGCGCAGCGTCGTGCTCGGCGCGGCCGACACCTTCCGTGCCGCCGCCGCCGACCAGCTCCAGACCTGGGGCGACCGGGTCGGCGCGCGCACCGTGCGCGGACCCGAGGGCGGCGACCCGGCCTCCATCGCCTACGACGCGGTCAAGGAGGGCATCGCCCAGGGCGCCGACGTGGTGCTCATCGACACCGCCGGCCGCCTGCACACCAAGACCGGCCTGATGGACGAGCTCGGCAAGGTCAAGCGCGTCGTGGAGAAGCACGGCCCGCTGGACGAGATCCTGCTGGTCCTGGACGCCACCACCGGGCAGAACGGCCTGACCCAGGCCCGGGTCTTCGCGGAGGTCGTGGACATCACCGGCATCGTGCTGACCAAGCTCGACGGCACCGCCAAGGGCGGCATCGTCATCGCCGTCCAGCGCGAGCTGGGCGTCCCGGTCAAGCTCGTCGGCCTCGGTGAGGGCGCGGACGACCTGGCCCCCTTCGAGCCGGAGGCCTTCGTCGACGCCCTGATCGGCGACTGA